The following nucleotide sequence is from uncultured Draconibacterium sp..
CCGATGGTAAAAAACAAGGCATCGAGTTTACCAATAGCAATACCCGTAAAACTAGTACCCGGACAAAATCCTCCAATTACAAAACCTACTCCCATTATTATACCTCCAACAATCATTGGTGTTAAAAACGTTGGAAGAATAAATATTTGTGAGAGATTGAGCCAGCCAACATAATCGAAATATAACAGACCAACCATTGCCACGATTAACGCAGTAAAAAATACACGAAGTACAACAAAGTTATAGCCATAGAATACGCCGGCCAGGTTTCTTGAAGAAGAAAAACCGGATGATTCGAGAATAAAGCCAAAAACGACACCAAGTAAAATTGCGATAACAAAATCCCATCCGCCGCCAATTACACCATTAGGAATTAAAGGTCCCATATCTTATTTCTTTTTAATATTCTATTATTTGAATTATAATTCATCTTTTTGATACCCAGTTTTCAGTCTCAGTTCTCAGTCTCAGTTTTCAGAAATTACTGCTAACTGCCACTGCTAACTGTCAACTTTCTGCTATATCCAAAATTTTCTAAAAAAGTAAGCCACTGCGTACCCCGTACCAAAAATGGCAAACATTACAATTACACCACCTAAGGCAAAAGTGGCAGTACCACTTAATGCTGCACCACTGGTGCATCCGCGGCCAAACTGACTACCCAATCCGAACAATGCTCCACCAATAACAGCTAGAATAAGTCGCTTTTTACTTGTGATTTTCGGACCATGATCTGTTCTCCATTTCTTAACACGCCCAAAAATAATACCCGACAAAAGACCGCCAATTAAAACACCTAAGGATTCGAAAACCAACCAGTTGTACATGGGCGAATGATCATCGCTAAGAAACTTCCCCATATAGTGGTTCGCTTCAGTAGCTTTGGGTGCAACAGTATTTGAAGTGGTTACAACCGCACTTTTAATGGCACCGCTGGCACCTAAACCACGGCCTGTAATAAAAACAGTTACAATTATTAATAAGCCAAGCAATACGCCTCCCAGGTATGGATTTATGTATTTTGGCTTTTCTATATTTGTTTTATTTGAACTCATATTCTGTTATTTAAAGATTGATTAATAGAGGTAACGTGTAATTTGGCCGGCTTCAACCATAATAAAACGGAACATAAAACCACCAAATAAAATCATTACCGGAGGTAACCATTTTGGTACATGCATTCCCCAAATTTCTAAAGTCTCAAATAAGGCCGGAAAAATCAAACCAATTACCATTACAAACACCCAGAAACTTACAGTAAATTGTCCGCCAAGGAATAAGTTCGCGGCTTCGATGGCTGTTTCCGATCCGGCTCGAAAGCCCATAAACAGGTGAATTATCAGGAAGATCTCAATAATAATGAATATCAAATCGATGCGACCTAATTTCTTCCGCTCCTTTTCATCTTTACTCATCCAGATTATGGATGCCAGCCCGGTTGAAAATCCTGACACCAAAAAAAGTGGTCCCAAAATAGAGGTGTTCCACAATGGTCGTGCATTAAATGCCGACAATAAAATACCGGTATACACACCCAGTATTATCGACAGAATCATCATTACCCAGGCAAAGGCAACGCGCTGTTTGATCACCCAGGCTTCCATTTTATTTACGATTTCCAGCTTCCAGTGCCAGCCTGGCACCAGTTCTTTCATATAACTGGCCACCCAAATAAACGATAAAGGTGTAATCGCCATCAGTGTCCATGCTCCCCAACTCATTGGCGAATCAAGACGCACAGTTGTATATAGTTGCCAGAAAAACATTTTATGTTTTAAATCCCAGAACAAAGCACCCAAACCAATTACTAAAGCCAGAGGCGCAATTAACGGCGCAACTTTTACGGTTGTACGCATTTTATCCGCTTTCCCACGTACCACATAAAATCCGGCAAAAAATAAAATTCCGGCAGCTAAACCTCCTAAAAACAGGTAGAGGGGAATTTGCCAGTGCCAGATATTAAGGTATGGATCAATGTTCGGTATATTTCGTCCGCTTACAAATAATTCTTCTTTCATCTTTCACGAATTAGGTTAGAAAATACAATTGTGGTTTTGTTCCGGCTTCGGGTGCCAGTACTTTCCAGGTTCGGTCTTTGATGGCCAGCGAAACATCGCTGTTCGGATCGTCCAAATCGCCAAAATGCAAACACTTGGTAGGACACACATCAACACAAGCCGTTTTTTGTCCTTTCTGAACGCGGTGCAAACAGAAGGTACATTTATCAACATAGCCATCGGGATGCGAGTAACGTGCATCGTAAGGGCACGACTGAATACAGGCGCCACAACCAATACATTTATGGTGCGTTACGGTAACAATTCCACCTTCTTCGATATGACTTGCCCCGGTTGGACAACACCGCACACACGGAGAATTATCGCAGTGATTACAACGCTCCGAACGAAATTCAAGACTTAAACTCGGGTATGTTCCGTCAACGCGTTCAACAATCCAGTCGCGACAGTATCCATGCGGTACATTATTTTCTGTTTGACAGGCCACTACACAGTCGCCACACCCAACACATTTTTTTGTGTCGATCGCCATTGCATATCTCATGCTTTAACCTCCTTTTCTTCCAGTGCAGGATCTTCTGTTAAAAATGTTATAAAGTTTCCTCTCATTCCGGTACCACCCATAATCGGGTCAACGGCAACATTGGTTATCATTTCGGTATCGGCAGCTCCTTTTCCAAAAGCCCTCGAGAGTTTTTTGTTTTTATGTCCAAATCCGTGAACCATATACACCGAATCCCAGCGAATTCTTTCGGTTACCCTAACTTTAACAGGAAACGACGTGATGGCATCGTCCTGGTTTTTCAACCACACTTCCTGCCCGTTTTTAAGTCCCCACAAGTCGGCAACTTTTGGATTTACCCAAACGCTGTTCTCACTCATCAGGTCGGATAAATTCGGGTTGTTCGATGTACGACTGAAGGTATGCATTGGCGCACGACCATAAATCAAACGGTAGAAATTCTGAGGTGGTTCAGGATGTTTCGTATACTTTGGAATCGCATCAAAACCGTGGTCGGCAAAATCAACTGAATATAGCTCAATTTTTCCTGTTGTGGTATTGAAATCGAATTCTTCGCCATCTCCTAAATATAATGGTCCACTCTTCCTTGGGAATTTCTTAATCCCAATTTTCTTCATTTCTTCCAACGAGGTTCCCAGCTGTTTTAACTGCCAGTCGATTACTTCTGAATAATCATCGTAGTTAAAATAATCGTGCAAGCCCAAACGTTCGCCAATTTGTTTGGCAATCCACCAGCCCGGTTTCGAATCGTATTTTGGTTCGATAGCCGGCATACGCAATGCAATATTTGGCTCGCGGTTAGCTGCCGAACGAATTACATCGTAGCGCTCGAGATAAGTTGCTTCCGGGAAAACCACATCGGCATAACCGGTAATATCCATTGGCATGGTATCCATAACTGCGATGAACTCAACAGAATCAGCAGCTTCTTTAAACAACCGTTTATCCGGCATCGACAGCGGCAGGTTTGTACCGGCCACCAACCATGCTTTTAGCTGGTGTTTATAATTGTATCTTGGAATAGACGCTTTTAAAGCCTCGGTAGTAATTCCCATTGTTGCCAGCGGGTACCTGTCTTCATTCCAGTCTTTCCAGGTCCATTTTGGTTCCGGGAAATGCGGGTGTGGGTAAGCAGGAACAGAAACGCCTTCCGGGAAATATAATCCTCCGCGTTTACCCCATGAGCCTAACAAGGCAGTTAGAATTGCCATGGCACGACCGCGTTGTGTATCATCGCCGTACCAAACCACGTGGCGTCCCGGATGAATAATTACCGCAGGAGCTGCATCAGCCATCGCACGTGCAGTTCTTCTTATTTCTTCAGGCTCGATGGTTGTGATGCCATAAGCCCACTCCGGAGTCATATTTTTTACATGATCTTTTAAATAATCAAGACCAAATGTATATTGCTCAACGTAATCTTTATCGTATAAACCTTCGTAAATCAGCACATGAATCCATGCCATTAACAAAGCAATATCGGTTGACGGTTTGATTGGCAACCAGTGATTTGAATGCGCTGCTGCCGTTGAAAAACGCGGATCAACCGTAATAATGGTAGCGCCGTTATCAATGGCATCCGACATTTCCTGCACCTGCGAATTGTGCATATTCTCGCCCAGGTGCGAACCAATTAACACCAAACACTTGGTATCTCTGATATCGGTACATTCAGGCGAACCTACATAAGCACCAAAAGTTGAAAAATAAGCCGACATACGAGGACCACGACAATTGGCAAACGCAGGCTCGGCATTACTTTCCGAACCATATGCACGTAACAAGTGGTGGAATTGACCACCGGGAGTTCCGTGATTAAATAAACCAAAAGCTTCAGGACCGTATTTCTCTTTCACTTCCTTCATTTTATCGGCAACTTTATCCAGCGCCTCATCCCAGGTAGCTTCTCTGAAATACTGAGTTCCATCCTTACGCGTATCTCTTATCAGCGGTGTTTTTAAACGATCTTCATCGTAAACCATACCAACACCGCCCGTACCTCGCGGACACAAACGACCGTTACAATGCGGATCGTTCTTATTACCAACAACCTTTCGTATTGTTCCGCTTTTGTCGACATAAGCCCACGCAGCACATTTCCAAAAACATACTTCGCAATAAGTTGGATACGGAGTAAGATCCTCATCACTTACCGGACCTTCCGTCTTCGATTCGAAGAGCCCGAAACCTTTTGATCCAAAAGCTTTAAAACTTATGGCTGCAGCTCCGGCACCGGCAGTTGAAATTTTGATAAAATCCCGTCTTGTCTTCATTCGTCTAAATAGTTTATTTTAATGGTAACTCATGTAATTATTATCATCAATTTTTTGGTAATTAAGTGCTTTTACATGGTTGTTTTTATTTTACTCTTGTATTTGTTTTCTTTAAAAAAGAACTATAAATTAAGAGTTTATCATCTTTTTAAAGTTCTTTATATATATTTATCTATATTTTTAGATGTGCAAATATATAAAGGATTCGATTAAACATTAGCTCACATTCCTTATTTGAAACCATTAAAGATAAGCAACTTACAATGCTTATCCCCTTTTTGAACCATAGCTAATTTCAACATTGCTTAAACGTCTAACTATAAAACAGTCGATATAAATTAAATATTCGAATATTATTATACGCTGTTCGAAAAAGCAAGTTATAAAACATATTTTTAGACACTTGTGTCACATCTTCCGTTACCGAAAATTCGAAACATTTGTCTATCGGATTTATAATTCTGATCAATTTTTCCAATACATTTACACCGAAAAATGAAATAAAATTGGATTTTAACCAATTTAGTACATTTGTGACAAAGAGAAAATTAATGAACACCAAAAATCGAAGAATTTTTTTGAAAGTAGTGGCGGCAGGATTTGTTTCGTTTTTTGCATTCATTTGGAATAAATTAACGCTCCAACATATTGCAACTTCCGGTGCAGAAGAAGCGTCAGTTCCGCTGAACAGGAACAGGGAAGTGCAGTTTTTCGACAAATACATTATTGTAAATTCAGCTAATCAAACAAGGGTTTTTTCATCGCATTGCAGCCACCTGGGATGTAAAATTGATAAAATGGAAAATGACAAATTAGTGTGTCCTTGTCATGGTTCGGAATACAATCTGCAAGGACAGGTTATTAAAGGACCGGCATATAAAAACCTTACAATACTCGACTCATCGGTTTCCGACGACGGGAAATCAATAACAATTAAAGGATAAAATGGCAAAGAAGAATGATAAAACGACGTTTGGAACAGTAGCAGTGGCTATGTTCTGGCTGGTTATTTTATCCGGCATTTTGCTAGCCGTTCCTTTTAATGTTGAGTCGCCTTACCTGAGTGTAAGCACGATGATCGTCACCAACCCGTGGGCAGCACTCATCCGCAACTATCATTACTGGAGCTCGCAGTTCTTTTTAATTTTCAGTCTTATTCACCTTTATGATCATTTTCATTACAAAGAAGAAATTGGCCTTAAAAAAGGAATGGCATTCAGGCTAAGCATTGGTGTTTTAATCATATTCCTGGCAATGATTACCGGATTTCTGCTGAAAGGCGATTCCGACAGCGAGCAGGCCCGACAAATATTACAGACACTGGCAGAGCGTGTTCCGTTAATTGGCGAATCGCTGGCTTTTTCATTGCTCGGCCATCCTGAAAGTTACCAGTTAATTTATGTGCACCATATTGCCACATTTACGGTTTTTATTGCCGTAATAATGATTGAGCATAGCCGAAGAAAATATTGGCCGCCTGTTCTTGATTTTGTTGTTTCGGGCATTGGCGTTTTAGCATTTAGCTACCTTTTTAGCGCACCATTGCACGACAATTTGAATCCTGCGGTAAAAGGCCCGTGGTACTTCGTAGGCTTCCAGGAAATATTGCACTGGTTGAGCCACCCAGCATGGTCGTTGCTGATTTTTCTGATTCTACTTGTCTTGCTTTACCTCGTTAATTCGGCGCAGGGAAAAACCATGTTTCTCAGTAAAAGAAGCTTATTGGTTTTCACAGCTTTCTACCTGGTTTTAACGATAATCGGTTTGTTTTTCAGGGGAGAGCGTTGGCAATGGAAAAATCCGTGGCAGGAAAATTACCGTTACGAAGTACTGAATAATTTTAAATCACCAATTGTAAAACTAACTCCTGAATTTGCGTTGGAAACAGCAATCGCCTCTCCTATTATTCAGGGACGAAAAGAAAGCTGCCTGGCCTGCCATTCTGAAATGCATGGTTTTACTGATTCACATTCGCCGGAAGCCATTGGCTGTGTTTCCTGTCATGGTGGAAATCCGTTTGCAACCGGTAAAAATCAGTCGCATGACAATATGATCCTTATTCCGGGAAACCTGGCAACCGCCCCACAATCGTGCGGAACTACACAGTGCCACCCGCAAATTGTTGAGCGTGTACCCACCGGTTTAATGGCCACTCTGAGCGGAATGATCAGTGTTGATCGTTTTGTTTTTAATGAACAGGATAATCCGGATGAATTGGCCAATGTGCACCATCTTGGCAATTCGGCTGCCGACGAGCATCTGCGTAATTTATGTGTTCGCTGCCATCTTGGAAATCCGAAAACAGAATATGGCCCTGTTGATGAAAGCAGCCGTGGCGGAGGTTGCCTGGCCTGTCATCTGAATTACAGCACTGAAGCAGAAGCAGCGCTTGCCATGGTTAAAGACACCATCGTAAATGCACACCCGTCGGTGAGTCTGGCCATTAGTAACAATCATTGCTTTGGGTGCCACAGCCGCTCCGGAAGGATTTCGACCAGCTACGAAGGTTGGCATGAAACAACACTTGAAGCGCGACAAATGCCCAATAACGACAATAATTATCGACTGGTTGAGGGTGAACGTGTATTTGTAAAAAAGCAGCAAGACGTGCACCATGAACTGGGAATGGAGTGTATCGATTGTCACCACTCCTACGAAGTGATGGGCGACGGAACACTTTATGCCCACCAGGAAGATCAGTCTGATGTGCAGTGTATTGATTGTCATTTTGATGGTGACGCTAAAACGATAAAAGCTGAAAACCTTGACAATGAATCGGCAATTATCGCAGCTTTACGACTTGGCAATATTTCAGGGAAAGAATTTTTGGTAACCGGCAAACGCAACCATGCATTGGTAAATACTTTTGTTGAAAACGACACGGCCTTTTTACAAATCAAAAACAGCAACATAAAAATGGCCTTAACCCGCCCGGCGGAAGTATGTACAAGAAGTAATGCTCACTCCGATCTGGCCTGCTCAAGCTGTCATTCGTCGTGGGTGCCAACTTGTATTGGCTGCCACAACGAATACGACGCGAACGAGCCATCGTACAATATGGTGGCCCAAAAAGAGCAAACCGGTGGCTGGGTCGAATTTTTTGGTGAATATGAAGCCAAACTTCCTTCGCTGGGCGTAAGAAATGAGGGCGATAAATCCGAAGTTATTCCTGTTGCACCGGGAATGATTTTAACCATCGACAAAAGCACGTACACCGACGACGAAGATAATTCCATAATTTTTCATCGTTTGTATGCGCCGGTTGCACCACATACCACCACAAAAGAAGGCCGCGATTGCAAAAGCTGCCACAATAGCTCGCTGGCACTGGGGTACGGAGAAGGGAAGCTGGAATACAAAATTATGGAAGGCAAAGGCAAATGGACTTTTTCTCCACTTTACCAGCGTGATGTTAACGACGGCTTACCTGCCGACGCGTGGATAGAATTTCTGCAAACAAGAACCGAAAAAGTGGCTACGCGCTCCAATGTATCTCCGCTAAGTGTTGATCAACAACGAGCTATTTTAACCGTTGGTGCCTGCCTCACCTGCCACGATGACGACTCGGAAATTATGCAAGCCACGCTTAACGATTTTGAGGGCCAGCTACAAAAACGAAGCTCGGAGTGTATACTTCCTGAATGGAAATAACGAAAATAAGAAACTAGTCAATCGTTCAATAAATACCTACTTCCATACATTGCATAACACAATTTCACCTATGATAAATATCACAAGAATTTAATACATTGCGGATTAATAACAAACCACAAGTTATGGGGAAGAATACTTGTAATTGCGAAGAATGTCAGCTGAGAGGGATCTTTTTTTCGAATGTAAAAGATGATGCTCTTTTGAATATTTGCGACCTGAAAAGGGAACGGCGTTTTTCAAAAGGAGAATCTATCATTCAGGAAGGCGACCCGATAACAGAATTTCTTTACATGAAAAAAGGGTTGGTGAAACTTTCGAAAAAATCGTTCGACGGCAAAGACCAGATCATCAGTTTCACGAAGCCATTCGATTTTGTCAGCCTGCTATCGGTATTCTCATCCAGCCAGTATAAATATTCGGTTACAGCAATTGAAGAGACAACTGTGTGCAGCATGCAGTTGGAAATTGTAAAAAAAATGGCGCATGAAAATGCTTTATTCACAATGGATTTGATGTCGAATATTAGTTTGATGACCGATAAAATTATCCACGACAGCCTGGAGATAAAACGCAAACACCTGAAAGGACGCATTGCGCATGTGTTGCTTTATTTTTCCGACTACATATATAAAAAGGATGAGTTTGAACTTCCCATTTCACGACGGGAAATTGCCGAATATATTGGAATGACCACTGAAAATGTGATCCGCACCTTATCTGAATTCCGGAAAGATGAAATCATTAAAATATTTGGGAAGGCCATACTTATAGCAGACAAAAAACGACTGAAGAACATTTCAGAGTTTGGATGATTAAAGGTCCTCCGGGCGGTTTAAGTTATTAAATAAACGTTTATTCTCTTCTAACAACTTGCCGGCATCGAACCAGTTTGTTTTCGACTCTTTTAGTAGATTTTGCATTCTGTAATCACCCGATTTAAGTTGATTTTCCATTACAGGCAGAATACCTTTGTTATAAAGTGCAATTAGCGGCTCAGCTCCTTTCTCGGTAAACGGAACTACCGCATCAAAATCGCCTGATTCTTTTAAAAGAAACTGCAAAAAAGGCTCATCTACAAAAGCCGCATCAACACTTAAAATAAGGTTCCAATCGCTATTCGACTGTTTTAACCCGGAATAAATTCCGCCCATCGGTCCACAGTTTTTAATCTCGTCCTCAATAACAGAGTAGCCAAAAGTTGTGTGCGACTCATGATTTGAACTGATCAGCAGCTCCGAAGAAAAAGGCTTACACAGGTTTATTGCCCGTTCAAGCAGCGTAAGCCCATCAAGCTCTAACAATGCTTTGTCGGTGCCCATTCGTTTGCTTTTCCCGCCGGCAAGAATTATTGTGGTAATTTGCATGTGCTAAATGTACAGAAATAAAAAAAGCTCCAGAAAAATCTGAAGCTTTTATCGGGTGGATGATGGGATTTGAACCCACGACCTCCGGAACCACAATCCGGCGTTCTAACCAACTGAACTACAACCACCATTTTGTTTGCGGGTGCAAATATAAATATTTTATTCTTTTCACCGCTCAAAATGAATTAAATTTTGAATGGTATTTTTGTTTAAAATTGTTTCCCGGAACAAAAAAGATATCCTGCATTTTGCAACCACAGCAAAATATACTTGTCTTTAAAATTGAAAGATGAACAGTTGAGACAAAAAGAGCACATACATAAAAAAATTATCGAAGCCTGTAAAAAAGGAGATAACCGGGCACGATACGAGCTGTATGAGCTGTACTCAAAAGCCATGTTCAATATTTGTTACCGAATGATGAATAACCGGGAGGAAGCTGAAGACATGTTGCAGGAAGCATTTACACAGGCATTTACCAAGCTGGAATCGTTCCGTTACGAATCGAACTTCGGGTCGT
It contains:
- the nrfD gene encoding NrfD/PsrC family molybdoenzyme membrane anchor subunit codes for the protein MKEELFVSGRNIPNIDPYLNIWHWQIPLYLFLGGLAAGILFFAGFYVVRGKADKMRTTVKVAPLIAPLALVIGLGALFWDLKHKMFFWQLYTTVRLDSPMSWGAWTLMAITPLSFIWVASYMKELVPGWHWKLEIVNKMEAWVIKQRVAFAWVMMILSIILGVYTGILLSAFNARPLWNTSILGPLFLVSGFSTGLASIIWMSKDEKERKKLGRIDLIFIIIEIFLIIHLFMGFRAGSETAIEAANLFLGGQFTVSFWVFVMVIGLIFPALFETLEIWGMHVPKWLPPVMILFGGFMFRFIMVEAGQITRYLY
- a CDS encoding molybdopterin-dependent oxidoreductase: MKTRRDFIKISTAGAGAAAISFKAFGSKGFGLFESKTEGPVSDEDLTPYPTYCEVCFWKCAAWAYVDKSGTIRKVVGNKNDPHCNGRLCPRGTGGVGMVYDEDRLKTPLIRDTRKDGTQYFREATWDEALDKVADKMKEVKEKYGPEAFGLFNHGTPGGQFHHLLRAYGSESNAEPAFANCRGPRMSAYFSTFGAYVGSPECTDIRDTKCLVLIGSHLGENMHNSQVQEMSDAIDNGATIITVDPRFSTAAAHSNHWLPIKPSTDIALLMAWIHVLIYEGLYDKDYVEQYTFGLDYLKDHVKNMTPEWAYGITTIEPEEIRRTARAMADAAPAVIIHPGRHVVWYGDDTQRGRAMAILTALLGSWGKRGGLYFPEGVSVPAYPHPHFPEPKWTWKDWNEDRYPLATMGITTEALKASIPRYNYKHQLKAWLVAGTNLPLSMPDKRLFKEAADSVEFIAVMDTMPMDITGYADVVFPEATYLERYDVIRSAANREPNIALRMPAIEPKYDSKPGWWIAKQIGERLGLHDYFNYDDYSEVIDWQLKQLGTSLEEMKKIGIKKFPRKSGPLYLGDGEEFDFNTTTGKIELYSVDFADHGFDAIPKYTKHPEPPQNFYRLIYGRAPMHTFSRTSNNPNLSDLMSENSVWVNPKVADLWGLKNGQEVWLKNQDDAITSFPVKVRVTERIRWDSVYMVHGFGHKNKKLSRAFGKGAADTEMITNVAVDPIMGGTGMRGNFITFLTEDPALEEKEVKA
- a CDS encoding YeeE/YedE thiosulfate transporter family protein, giving the protein MGPLIPNGVIGGGWDFVIAILLGVVFGFILESSGFSSSRNLAGVFYGYNFVVLRVFFTALIVAMVGLLYFDYVGWLNLSQIFILPTFLTPMIVGGIIMGVGFVIGGFCPGTSFTGIAIGKLDALFFTIGLYLGIFGFSLAYPLFEDFFTSGDLGNVTLMEITGIPAPYFAVAFTVVALAAFWGTMFIEKRVRKNIKQYKF
- a CDS encoding cytochrome b N-terminal domain-containing protein — translated: MAKKNDKTTFGTVAVAMFWLVILSGILLAVPFNVESPYLSVSTMIVTNPWAALIRNYHYWSSQFFLIFSLIHLYDHFHYKEEIGLKKGMAFRLSIGVLIIFLAMITGFLLKGDSDSEQARQILQTLAERVPLIGESLAFSLLGHPESYQLIYVHHIATFTVFIAVIMIEHSRRKYWPPVLDFVVSGIGVLAFSYLFSAPLHDNLNPAVKGPWYFVGFQEILHWLSHPAWSLLIFLILLVLLYLVNSAQGKTMFLSKRSLLVFTAFYLVLTIIGLFFRGERWQWKNPWQENYRYEVLNNFKSPIVKLTPEFALETAIASPIIQGRKESCLACHSEMHGFTDSHSPEAIGCVSCHGGNPFATGKNQSHDNMILIPGNLATAPQSCGTTQCHPQIVERVPTGLMATLSGMISVDRFVFNEQDNPDELANVHHLGNSAADEHLRNLCVRCHLGNPKTEYGPVDESSRGGGCLACHLNYSTEAEAALAMVKDTIVNAHPSVSLAISNNHCFGCHSRSGRISTSYEGWHETTLEARQMPNNDNNYRLVEGERVFVKKQQDVHHELGMECIDCHHSYEVMGDGTLYAHQEDQSDVQCIDCHFDGDAKTIKAENLDNESAIIAALRLGNISGKEFLVTGKRNHALVNTFVENDTAFLQIKNSNIKMALTRPAEVCTRSNAHSDLACSSCHSSWVPTCIGCHNEYDANEPSYNMVAQKEQTGGWVEFFGEYEAKLPSLGVRNEGDKSEVIPVAPGMILTIDKSTYTDDEDNSIIFHRLYAPVAPHTTTKEGRDCKSCHNSSLALGYGEGKLEYKIMEGKGKWTFSPLYQRDVNDGLPADAWIEFLQTRTEKVATRSNVSPLSVDQQRAILTVGACLTCHDDDSEIMQATLNDFEGQLQKRSSECILPEWK
- a CDS encoding Crp/Fnr family transcriptional regulator, with the translated sequence MGKNTCNCEECQLRGIFFSNVKDDALLNICDLKRERRFSKGESIIQEGDPITEFLYMKKGLVKLSKKSFDGKDQIISFTKPFDFVSLLSVFSSSQYKYSVTAIEETTVCSMQLEIVKKMAHENALFTMDLMSNISLMTDKIIHDSLEIKRKHLKGRIAHVLLYFSDYIYKKDEFELPISRREIAEYIGMTTENVIRTLSEFRKDEIIKIFGKAILIADKKRLKNISEFG
- a CDS encoding YeeE/YedE thiosulfate transporter family protein; the encoded protein is MSSNKTNIEKPKYINPYLGGVLLGLLIIVTVFITGRGLGASGAIKSAVVTTSNTVAPKATEANHYMGKFLSDDHSPMYNWLVFESLGVLIGGLLSGIIFGRVKKWRTDHGPKITSKKRLILAVIGGALFGLGSQFGRGCTSGAALSGTATFALGGVIVMFAIFGTGYAVAYFFRKFWI
- a CDS encoding Rieske (2Fe-2S) protein, whose amino-acid sequence is MNTKNRRIFLKVVAAGFVSFFAFIWNKLTLQHIATSGAEEASVPLNRNREVQFFDKYIIVNSANQTRVFSSHCSHLGCKIDKMENDKLVCPCHGSEYNLQGQVIKGPAYKNLTILDSSVSDDGKSITIKG
- a CDS encoding 4Fe-4S dicluster domain-containing protein, with protein sequence MRYAMAIDTKKCVGCGDCVVACQTENNVPHGYCRDWIVERVDGTYPSLSLEFRSERCNHCDNSPCVRCCPTGASHIEEGGIVTVTHHKCIGCGACIQSCPYDARYSHPDGYVDKCTFCLHRVQKGQKTACVDVCPTKCLHFGDLDDPNSDVSLAIKDRTWKVLAPEAGTKPQLYFLT
- a CDS encoding molybdenum cofactor guanylyltransferase gives rise to the protein MQITTIILAGGKSKRMGTDKALLELDGLTLLERAINLCKPFSSELLISSNHESHTTFGYSVIEDEIKNCGPMGGIYSGLKQSNSDWNLILSVDAAFVDEPFLQFLLKESGDFDAVVPFTEKGAEPLIALYNKGILPVMENQLKSGDYRMQNLLKESKTNWFDAGKLLEENKRLFNNLNRPEDL